TTCTCAGGCAAAAATGATTGAACTATAGGCATAAAATAACAACTGTGGCAGTTAGGTCGATACAGTCTTTATTGGATATATTTTCCTGTATTTTTGAAAAAAACTAAGGTATTAAAAACAAAAAAAGCGCAAAAGCGCTTTTTTTGTTTGAGAACTGATTAGTGACCAGAAATCGTAATTGCTGCACCGTTACCACCAGAATATGTAGTTTTCAAACCTTGAATTTCTACATCACCAATTGAACCTGCATTAGCACTACCTAAATGAACACCTTTGATATAAATATCTGAACCATTTGCTGGAGATTGGCTAACGATTCTTAAGTATCCGTCTTTAGCACCAGCAGTACTTTCACCAACAACACTAACATTCGCTTTAACAGTCATGTCAGTACCACCATTATCAGCAACCTTAATGCTGTCTAAGTGGATTTCACCAGCAAGTGTACTTGCAACACCAGATAAAGTCGTTTGACCAATGGTTGATTTATCTTTGATACCGAGGTTAGTAATTTCCAAACCACCAGTCATGGTCGTATTCAACATGATCATTGCACCTTGAGGAGCAGCACCTAACTGAATATTTGCATCCATCGTACCGGTTTTTAAAGTCAAACCAGATAAGATTTCATTTGCCGTACCAGTCGTACCACGTTGAATATTAGTTGTACCTGCTGTGCCTGAAGCCGCCACTTCAATTTTACCAACATTGATATTCAAACCAGATACTTTCGCTGCCACATTAAGGAACGCACCACCTGTTGCTGTAGTGCCCGCATCTGTATCAATTTTTAAATCAGCTAAATTATGAGAAGGCAATAATGCATCCATATTTGGTGTAATTGCCACGTTGTTTACAACAATCGCACCCGCTGTACCTGTACCACCAGAACCAATAGTACCTGCTGCTGCACCGTTGTTCGCATAACCATCATTATCATGAATTAATAATTTATCGATCGTTACAGATGTAACACCTAGACCAATGTTAATACCATCTTGACCTGTTGCAGCGCTTAGTGCAGCATCATCCATTGACTGCATAGCCATTGCATTTGCGCTAATCGCCATTGAAGAAACTAAAGCTAGTTTAGCAAACATTTTCATTGAGCACTCTCCCAAGAGCATTTATTTTTTGACTTACACTACTCTAAACTGTCCACGGTCGTTTTATTATTAAATGACAACTAGAACTTCCAATCCTTGAGTAGTTCGCTTAGCAATTACTAAATTACCCGTTTGTTATTTTATGTTCAACTCCTGTTAATTGCTTTTTAACTACTACCCGATAAACGGCATATAAAACGCTCAATTCGGCAATTTTCTTTTTTAATCTATAAGCACATGTATAAATTGATAATTTATATATGATCCACATTAACAACAAACATGATGTGTCTTATAACTTCAGTCATCCAGTTCTGATCTTGAGCACAAAACTGTTAACAAAATGGGTTACTACGCTCGGGTTCAATCCACAGCCCATCAACTTTAATCCAAGTATAAATACAATACCCTAACTCTATTGAAACACCATTCACTTTGCACCGAATGACTTGATAAAAGCCAGTCACATTTTTTTGAATGTAGTACAATTCTTCTTTCCAAATGTATATGCAAGTATTTCCGTTTTTATGTCTTATTTTCAACAAAAGCTTAACACGCAACTCACTTCTGCATTTGATCTTCTGTCCCGACTATATGATTTAACCGGATTGGTTTACTTACATGACCAAAATATGCCTGTTATTGCATTTTTACCCAAAGAGTT
The DNA window shown above is from Acinetobacter colistiniresistens and carries:
- the filA gene encoding putative pilus system protein FilA, whose amino-acid sequence is MKMFAKLALVSSMAISANAMAMQSMDDAALSAATGQDGINIGLGVTSVTIDKLLIHDNDGYANNGAAAGTIGSGGTGTAGAIVVNNVAITPNMDALLPSHNLADLKIDTDAGTTATGGAFLNVAAKVSGLNINVGKIEVAASGTAGTTNIQRGTTGTANEILSGLTLKTGTMDANIQLGAAPQGAMIMLNTTMTGGLEITNLGIKDKSTIGQTTLSGVASTLAGEIHLDSIKVADNGGTDMTVKANVSVVGESTAGAKDGYLRIVSQSPANGSDIYIKGVHLGSANAGSIGDVEIQGLKTTYSGGNGAAITISGH